The DNA region AAGTCGAAGTGCCGCCTAGCAGAATATTTGATCATGGTTATTGGTAATTACGTAGTTCATTATACCTTGTTGAATTCTGAAAGACCTTTCTCGTAGCCTTGCTCCCATTCCCAAACGTTTTTGCTGTCCCCCTTCGCGTCAATGtgttggcttcttctcaagttcttgaaaaagttaGTTCTACCAACTCTGGAATGGTcgaaattgttgaaagccAAGACGTCATTGGCCGCCGTCTTCagtccttcttcaaagcgcCAAGTTTCGAGTTTTCCACCACCGTTTTCCTTCCAATATTTAGAATGCTCGTCTGCAAGTGCTTTCACCTTCGTGTCGTCGATGGATGGGTCTACGCGGGGCCTCTTAGGAATACATCCTCTGTTGACCATTGTCTGGAATCCCCATTCGCCGCCATCGCCCTCCTGGAACTTAAAGGTCCAGAAGAACCAACCCCAGCTCGCCTTCTTGCGGAGCACCTCCACCTGTTTCTTGCCGTAGGCCGCAACGCACTCGTCGCGTGGTTCCTTGGTGCGTTTCCAAGACTCCTCATCGATCACACACGAGAATTCGCCGACCATGTAATCAGCCTTGTCGTGTGGGTAGTCGATTGACTTGGGAAGCTCATCCGTGAGCTGGCGTGCGTTTttctttttgtcttcaTCAGAGAAGCATCTGTAGATGTGGGAGTCGATAACAACGTTGTTCACTAGCTTGTTTTCGTTCAGCCAGTCAGCCCATTGGCCGGGCCACCAACCATCTGAAATGACAACCGGCAGAGATTCGTCGAGACTCTGAACAGCCTTGATAGCCTTGGCATagaacttcttctcgtGGGAAGCGGACTCACTGAATGCCGCCTCGTTAACGACTTGAAGGCCGATAACGTTCTCGTTGGGCGTGCACACGTCCTTCACCACGAAGGGGATCAAGTCGTCGACTATTGTTTTCACGTAGTCGTGGTTGCTAAAAAATTTGGCAGATCCTCCGTTGCTTTCTCCGCTGTGGGCGTCGCCATTCGCGCCGCCTGGCAGCCCATGAAGGTCGACTAAAACACCGATATCGTGCTTGTCCGCCTGCTGGATAATTTTGCGCACGTAGTCCCATGGCTTTGCCGCCTCGTAAACCTTTTGCAGATCGTGAAACTTCATGCTAGACGTGATGAATTTTCCGTTATCAACGTGCCAGTACCCGACTGGCAGCCGGATCGCAGTGACGCCGGCCTCATTCTTCAGCCAGCTCCATTCCTCATCTGATACGTAACTGTCATAGTGGTTCTGTAGCTTCTTGGAAACCTCTTCGGCAGAGTGCTTCTTGACCATTGCAGCAACAGCATCGTGCTCATTGTCGCCGCCCTCTTCGAATAGGTCGTGGAAGATATAGCTTTCCAGGACAAAAAGCGACCCGAAGTTTACACCGTAATTGTAACGGTTGCGGTAAATATCTCTCTTCGAGAGTGAGTTAGAGCTTCCGATATTGGGAACATGCTCTTTGTCATCTGAGatcttcagcttttggaccTTCTGCTTCAATTTGTCAAACATTGTTTGTGAATGCTCCTTATTATGGATCTGGTCCCAATGGCTTGGCCCTGCTTAAGGGTTTTATAGGGGAATCACACGCAGTGTATCGTTTGGTACGCGCACCGAAGGGCCAGCCGGTATTCTTTTTTGCGATGCGACCAGTGCGCTCCCTTCCATGTAAGTGCGGGGTGTGAGCTTTGATGCAGAGAGAAAACATCTCGGGCACACCCAAGGTTCATTCGAAGAGTCTCGCCTCAATTTCTTAGCTGTTTAAGCCTTGAACACGCAATTTTGCGCACGTAGACAGGCCCGAGTGTGAAGGTCTAAGACCTGAAAAGTAGAGTAGCTACAAGCCTTCGAGGGCCAAGCCTGTCACCAAGGCTATGCAACTGGAGATTTTTGAGACCCAAATCCGTTATTGGATTTGTTGGCTGGAACGCTTCTTACTTTTGCTCCTCCCTGGTGACGCAGCAATAGCGGGCGCAGTAGGCTAGGAATGCTATTTTTTGTTGCGTATATTGCGATGAATCTCATGTTAGCCGTCTTTATTGAGGCTCGGGGAAAAGGCGCGTTTGTAGCATTTGGAGAAGCGTGCTTCTAACTCTTGGCGTATTGAGCGCGATGCAGAGGAGCTTatgattttgttgagaaaactgTACAAGAGGGACGCGAAGTTTGTTGCGCAAAGCTCTATATTTGTTTAGATGTGGGTTATAGGTTTCGAGATACGAAACACAACCTTCGAGCTCTTGGTGAATTTTGGAGATGACATCGGAAAACGCCAGTATCGTACGTGCGTGCTAGCGACCTTCCATTGGATGCTCTTAAAGTGACGCACATGATCTTAACCGCTCTTTTCCAGCAAAAGCCCGGAAGCACAACTCTGTCGGAACCTCTAGAAGATCCACGTGCAACACCGAATCGCGAGGCCGGGGAATAGTCCAAGAATAATTCTATGCATCGGCGTTTCCagtgctttgaaagattaTCCGTATCTTGCGACCTCGCTGTTGCTTGTCGTTAATGATCCTTAAAAATCGAGGCAGAATGCAAAAAATTCTCCGCGAcggggaatcgaaccccgGTCCCGAGCGCGACAAGCTCGAATTCTAGCCACTAAACTATCGCGGATCTTGTTGTAGGTAGAACTAACACAGCCTTTTCAGTGCACTGAGGATATTCACGTGCTCTGAAGGCTTATTGGGCGGACAATTGGAATGCTTCCTTCCTCCACACAAGGTCCTGGATAGGCAGCTTCACATTGAGCCTTCTTAATTATTCCTTCTGATGTTGCGCACGTTCCATACTTGTGTGCTTGTTGGTGCGTATCTAAGTTAACGCGCTCTCTGGTGCTAAAAAAGTTGCAATTATTAGAAGAGCTCACAAGGTTCAGTAagtgagcttgaagtaATGGAGAGGCCGGCGTTCCTGAGTCAGAAACCGCCTCCTGGCTATGTTGCTGGTATTGGAAGAGGTGCTATTGGTTTTACAACACGCTCCGATATAGGGTCAGGGAAGACGCCCGGCAGAGTAGCAGATGACAGAGAACAAGGCGTAAATCCGGGTGGCCCAGAGGATACAGAAGAtgcagaaacaaaagccaGAATCAATCGGAACCAGCGCTTTGAAGATACCAATGGTCTCTCTTTGGTCTCGCACGGATTGGAACCGGACGATAAAGATGCAGATAGAATATACGATGAGGTTGAGGCCCGCCTCGCAAGAAAACGCGTGCACAAGAAGTTAGACGTCGAAAAGGCCTCGTCTGGTAACTCGCAAGGAGGATTTTTGGCGGCGTCCCAGCAGTTCGTTGACCTGAAGCGGTCTCTAGCCACTGTGAGCGAAGAGCAATGGGACAACTTACCGGAGGCGGGAGATATCACACGGCGCAACAAGCGCCAGCGGCTCGAGATGCAAAATGAACGCAAGTCTTACGCTGCTCCTGATACACTTGTCTCTGGTAATATAGACCTCACAAAACTGACGCAGGAGCGTGAAAAATTGCTGGGCCGTCAGCTGGATGAAAGTATAAGTTCATCGGCTACTGGTATAAATGACCCTAAGGATGCAGTTGAAAAGTACCTAGAAGAGCTGGACAATTCGACGCACTTGGCGAACTTGGATGAACAAGCCCAGGACCTACGAAAAACGCGCGCTATCCTAGCCTCATACCGCAAAGCTGACCCCAAAAAACCGCAAGGCTGGATAGCGTCCGCGAGACTCGAAGAGAAGGCCAATAAGTTTCGTTTAGCCAAAAACCTTATAGAAGAGGGATGTAACGAATGCCCTTATGATGCGAATATCTGGCTTGAGAACATACGGCTTAATTCTTCTGACCTGCGTTACTGCAAGATACTGGTTGCCAATGCCCTCCGATTCAATGAAGAAAgtcttgaactttggcTAAAAGCCATTGATCTTGAGAGAGAACCTCTGAACAAGGTGCGTGTTTTGCGCAAAGCTATACAAAGTTTACCCACATCGGAAAAACTGTGGAAGCTTGCAGTGCAGTATGAAAACGACAAACAAGAAGCGATTAAGATATTGCAAAAAGCCACAGAGCTGTTGCCACACAGCATACCACTTATTACCGCCTTAGTTAATTTGCAAGAGCATACAGTGGCCAGACAGACCCTAAATACTGCTAGACGCAACAACCCTACTACATTCCACATGTGGATGTTGGCTCTGCAGTTAGAAGAAAGACACAGTGAGGCTAGTGTTGATAAATTGATCAAACTTGCCTTGAAAGGCGCCACAGAGCTATCAAAGAATGGGATAACCatcaagtttgaaaaatggcttcaagaagcagcgaAAATTGAGCTTGACTTTCCAGGGGTTTACCAGAACACTGTGCAAGCTGTTGTAGAAACATCCGTGCAACTGTTTTACCATTCTGAACCCCTTAGTGATTTATTAGAGGCTATTGAAAATATTGCTTCACAGTGTTTTAACACCAAACGTTCAGCATATTGTTGcttgcttgagaaagatcCTCTGGACATGAGCCTATGGACAAAGGTTATCAAGCACTGCCAAGCCCAATCCAAGCTTGACGAGGTGTATCGTCTCTTCGAGAAATTGCTATTTTCAGATTCTAACGAAGTATTACGCAAGAACTCGGTTTTGGCATTGATGTATTCCAAACTTTTATGGAAATCGGAGACaagcattgaaaaagctctcgaagTTCTTGATAAAAGTCTCAAAGTGGACCCTCTGAATGTTGAATTCTGGCTCGCCAAAGCCAAACTCTTGGTGAATGCCAGGAAATTTGAAGCAGCGGAAAACCTTTACAAAGACGGTGTTATTAAGCTGTCACAGCAACCTGGCTTGGAGAGAGTTTTTTACCGTTACGTCAGCTTCTTGCGGTTCCAAAACCGCAATGAAGAGGCGCTGAAATTACTGGAAACAGACTTTTTGCAACGCGCCCACGGATGTGAAAAGCTGTATTTGCAATGGGGTCAAATATATGTGCATCTTGGAGATCTGCCTCAAGCCCAAAAGTGTTTTGCGGCCGGTGTAAAAGAATTACCTACCAGTGCAAACTTGTGGATCGCGCTCGCACATACTGACAAAGATCAAGTTGGTTCGGCCAAGGCGCGCTCGGATTATGATATCGCATTGTTGAAAGTCCCTCGCGAGAAATCGGAAATACTTCTTGTTTCACGAATCCATCTCGAAAAAGGCCTTGGAAATTTGGATCAGGCGCGCTTGTTGGTAACGCAGGCGCTAAGAGATTTCCCAGCAAGCTCGCTCCTGTGGGTCGAGCATTTAAGACTTCTCAATAAAAaatctttgagaaaaacCGCTTATCAAGATGCACTTAAAAGCACCAATTCAGGCCCTAGAGTCTTGGTGGAGATCGGTTGCCATCTTTTTGGCGAATCGAGCTACGAGAAAGCTCTCAAATGgttccaaaaagcagcgTCTGCCAGTCCTCTTTATGGAGACGCCTGGATATGGATTTGTCGCTGTtacaaaaaacttgaaagagacCCTTCATCTATTTTTTCGGAAGTTGAAGACATAGAGCCACGGTATGGTCCTGAGTGGGTCAAAAGATCTAAGGATGTCAACAATTTGACCTTGTCCCCAGCTCAAGTACTGTCCCAGTGTACGTCACATGATCAGAAATCATGACTGGGCAGCCggaatttttcaacgttgaaaacttttcCAGAGGAATTAGAGCGGACAGGCGCGATGAGCAGATCTGCGCGCTGCTAGTGTTGCCTGGAATTTATGCAGTCTTTTGCGAAATCGATGGTGCTGTTTAACGATGCGGACGGCGCTAAAGAAGCGCTTGTCTCAGGTGGGTCACCTACTAGTTACCTTTCACCAAGTTCTATTAGCAACGAGTCAAATCAAGGACAATCTGTCAGAGACAGTATCTTCACACAGCAGCTGTCATCTGAAAGGTTCAGTGGAAACTCATATTCTTCTGGGCCATCTTCTATTTGCGCTGAAAGAAGTCCCGCTGTGGATGGAATTGCAGGAACTGGCAGTGTTACCCCACTGTCGAGCACCAAAAACGATAGCCCTAATAATCTAGGAATGGGTATTGGCACTGGTACCCCAGATGCTGAATCGCACCAAGGCTCTAGCGCCACTTCAACGTTGGCTTCACAACCAGCGAGCTCTAATTCGAATGGAAAGACTGTTAAGCGGAAGTACTCGAGAAACGGGTGCACTGAGTGCAAGAGGCGACGCATGAAATGCGATGAAGGCAAACCGACTTGTTGGCAGTGTGCACGATTGAATCGCGAGTGTGTGTACATTATTCGAACAAAGAACCGCAAACGAAGACCCAAGAGCACAGAAGCCTCAAAGGAAAGCGCCCAGGCGGACGCCCTTGTTCGGGAGTCGAATGCCCCCGGCCTTACAACAAATCCGTCAGGAGGATCGCCTTTCTCTAATACTAGCACCGACCTGCATTCTACTTTGCATAATCCTCTGAATACTAGTTTACCAGTTGAAAATCTCTCCTCGTCCATGCCTGAGCTGCCAACTGTCATACCAACAAATAATGTTAATGCGTATGACGCGAACCTCCTGATTCGCAATTTGAATGACATTGTGAATATGAAGCTGAATGACTCAATGATTCACGATGACTTAAAAAGCATGGACTTCTCTGAT from Lachancea thermotolerans CBS 6340 chromosome C complete sequence includes:
- the MRX18 gene encoding 17-beta-hydroxysteroid dehydrogenase-like protein (weakly similar to uniprot|P38081 YBR056w Saccharomyces cerevisiae Hypothetical ORF); protein product: MFDKLKQKVQKLKISDDKEHVPNIGSSNSLSKRDIYRNRYNYGVNFGSLFVLESYIFHDLFEEGGDNEHDAVAAMVKKHSAEEVSKKLQNHYDSYVSDEEWSWLKNEAGVTAIRLPVGYWHVDNGKFITSSMKFHDLQKVYEAAKPWDYVRKIIQQADKHDIGVLVDLHGLPGGANGDAHSGESNGGSAKFFSNHDYVKTIVDDLIPFVVKDVCTPNENVIGLQVVNEAAFSESASHEKKFYAKAIKAVQSLDESLPVVISDGWWPGQWADWLNENKLVNNVVIDSHIYRCFSDEDKKKNARQLTDELPKSIDYPHDKADYMVGEFSCVIDEESWKRTKEPRDECVAAYGKKQVEVLRKKASWGWFFWTFKFQEGDGGEWGFQTMVNRGCIPKRPRVDPSIDDTKVKALADEHSKYWKENGGGKLETWRFEEGLKTAANDVLAFNNFDHSRVGRTNFFKNLRRSQHIDAKGDSKNVWEWEQGYEKGLSEFNKV
- the PRP6 gene encoding U4/U6-U5 snRNP complex subunit PRP6 (similar to uniprot|P19735 Saccharomyces cerevisiae YBR055C PRP6 Splicing factor component of the U4/U6-U5 snRNP complex), producing the protein MERPAFLSQKPPPGYVAGIGRGAIGFTTRSDIGSGKTPGRVADDREQGVNPGGPEDTEDAETKARINRNQRFEDTNGLSLVSHGLEPDDKDADRIYDEVEARLARKRVHKKLDVEKASSGNSQGGFLAASQQFVDLKRSLATVSEEQWDNLPEAGDITRRNKRQRLEMQNERKSYAAPDTLVSGNIDLTKLTQEREKLLGRQLDESISSSATGINDPKDAVEKYLEELDNSTHLANLDEQAQDLRKTRAILASYRKADPKKPQGWIASARLEEKANKFRLAKNLIEEGCNECPYDANIWLENIRLNSSDLRYCKILVANALRFNEESLELWLKAIDLEREPLNKVRVLRKAIQSLPTSEKLWKLAVQYENDKQEAIKILQKATELLPHSIPLITALVNLQEHTVARQTLNTARRNNPTTFHMWMLALQLEERHSEASVDKLIKLALKGATELSKNGITIKFEKWLQEAAKIELDFPGVYQNTVQAVVETSVQLFYHSEPLSDLLEAIENIASQCFNTKRSAYCCLLEKDPLDMSLWTKVIKHCQAQSKLDEVYRLFEKLLFSDSNEVLRKNSVLALMYSKLLWKSETSIEKALEVLDKSLKVDPLNVEFWLAKAKLLVNARKFEAAENLYKDGVIKLSQQPGLERVFYRYVSFLRFQNRNEEALKLLETDFLQRAHGCEKLYLQWGQIYVHLGDLPQAQKCFAAGVKELPTSANLWIALAHTDKDQVGSAKARSDYDIALLKVPREKSEILLVSRIHLEKGLGNLDQARLLVTQALRDFPASSLLWVEHLRLLNKKSLRKTAYQDALKSTNSGPRVLVEIGCHLFGESSYEKALKWFQKAASASPLYGDAWIWICRCYKKLERDPSSIFSEVEDIEPRYGPEWVKRSKDVNNLTLSPAQVLSQCTSHDQKS